A section of the Papio anubis isolate 15944 chromosome 2, Panubis1.0, whole genome shotgun sequence genome encodes:
- the TRAK1 gene encoding trafficking kinesin-binding protein 1 isoform X13 produces MTKTYNDIDAVTRLLEEKERDLELAARIGQSLLKKNKTLTERNELLEEQVEHIREEVSQLRHELSMKDELLQFYTSAAEESEPESVCSTPLKRNESSSSVQNYFHLDSLQKKLKDLEEENVVLRSEASQLKTETITYEEKEQQLVNDCVKELRDANVQIASISEELAKKTEDAARQQEEITHLLSQIVDLQKKAKACAVENEELVQHLGAAKDAQRQLTAELRELEDKYAECMEMLHEAQEELKNLRNKTMPNTTSRRYHSLGLFPMDSLAAEIEGTMRKELQLEEAESPDITHQKRVFETVRNINQVVKQRSLTPSPMNIPGSNQSSAMNSLLSSCVSTPRSSFYGSDIGNVVLDNKTNSIILETEAADLGNDERSKKLGTPGTPGSHDLETALRRLSLRRENYLSERRFFEEEQERKLQELAEKGELRSGSLTPTESIMSLGTHSRFSEFTGFSGMSFSSRSYLPEKLQIVKPLEGDRAGPRPLSVLLGDSLWSLIHLRKAGHLCHAYSFFFRDSHPRCWFEFL; encoded by the exons ACCGAGAGGAACGAGCTGCTGGAGGAGCAGGTGGAACACATCAGGGAGGAG GTGTCTCAGCTCCGGCATGAGCTGTCCATGAAGGATGAGCTGCTTCAGTTCTACACCAGCGCTGCGGAGGAGAGCGAGCCCGAGTCCGTTTGCTCAACCCC GTTGAAGAGGAATGAGTCGTCCTCCTCAGTCCAGAATTACTTTCATTTGGATTCCCTTCAAAAGAAGCTGAAAGACCTTGAAGAGGAGAATGTTGTACTTCGATCCGAG GCCAGCCAGCTGAAGACAGAGACCATCACCTATGAGGAGAAGGAGCAGCAGCTGGTCAACGACTGCGTGAAGGAGCTGA GGGATGCCAATGTCCAGATTGCTAGTATCTCAGAGGAATTGGCCAAGAAGACGGAAGATGCTGCCCGCCAGCAAGAGGAGATCACACACCTGCTATCGCAAATCGTTGATTTGCAGAAAAAGGCGAAAGCT TGTGCAGTTGAAAATGAAGAACTCGTCCAGCATCTGGGGGCTGCTAAGGATGCCCAGCGGCAGCTCACGGCCGAG CTGCGTGAGCTGGAGGACAAGTATGCAGAGTGCATGGAGATGCTACATGAGGCGCAGGAGGAGCTGAAGAACCTCCGGAACAAAACCATGCCCAATACCACGTCTCGGCGCTACCACTCGCTGGGCCTGTTTCCCATG GACTCCTTGGCAGCAGAGATTGAGGGAACAATGCGCAAGGAGCTGCAGTTGGAAGAGGCCGAGTCTCCAGACATCAC TCACCAGAAGCGTGTCTTTGAGACAGTAAGAAACATCAACCAGGTCGTCAAGCAGAGATCTCTGACCCCTTCTCCTATGAACATTCCTGGCTCCAACCAGTCCTCGGCCATGAACTCCCTCCTGTCCAGCTGTGTCAGCACGCCCCGGTCCAGCTTCTACGGCAGCGACATAGGTAACGTCGTCCTCGACAACAAGACCAACAGCATCATTCTGGAAACAGAGGCAGCCGACCTGGG AAATGATGAGCGGAGTAAGAAGCTGGGGACCCCGGGCACCCCAGGCTCCCACGACCTGGAGACAGCGCTGAGGCGGCTGTCCCTGCGCCGGGAGAACTACCTCTCCGAGAGGAGGTTCTTTGAGGAGGAGCAAGAGAGGAAGCTCCAGGAGCTGGCGGAGAAGGGCGAGCTGCGCAGCGGCTCCCTCACACCCACTGAGAGCATCATGTCCCTGGGCACGCACTCCCGCTTCTCCGAGTTCACCGGCTTCTCCGGCATGTCCTTCAGCAGCCGCTCCTACCTGCCCGAGAAGCTCCAGATCGTGAAGCCGCTGGAAGGTGATCGCGCGGGGCCTCGGCCTCTCTCTGTCCTCCTGGGGGACTCCCTGTGGTCCCTGATCCACCTGCGGAAGGCGGGGCACCTCTGTCACGCCTACTCCTTTTTCTTCCGAGACAGCCATCCGCGCTGCTGGTTTGAGTTCCTCTGA